A genome region from Thalassotalea euphylliae includes the following:
- a CDS encoding ATP-binding SpoIIE family protein phosphatase, which produces MASPQERHYKLALVVDDSVMQCKVLGVLLKEEGYRVFTANDGARGVDMYIKYQPDLVLMDINMPVMNGYEAARKIKSLSKNTLAPLIFITSMDTDQAFIESIEAGGDGILVRPFSPEVFKAKIKSIQRISDLYAQVKSLQQAQQQDAELAEQLMSGVIESRNFALDRIDILKKPAELFSGDIQLTAQCPNGDVNVLLGDFTGHGLRSSIGAIPLAETFRVMTKKGFSLFEIIVQMNNQLYDLLPSDLFLAAGFVSISSSDATAYVFNAGLPDTYVYDQLGEIKHKIVSTHPPLGVIQSLLPGSKLDVVSVAPTDSVLLLSDGIIEAGNHGGEMYGIERFEQAAKLGVTNQTLGETVLYDVEQFCQGALQEDDISLISVPCGDWVKPVAVNLPPAAKPAPYGTFVELPESGALWQWNIILSGEKLAKVNPIPIAMSFIQEVEGGGEQWQNLFTILTELFVNALDHGVLGLDSSLKKEAEGFALYFHEREKRLQQLTDGTVELSLSYYQLAGSGRMDIVIKDSGKGFDHKAFLEKISTEQEVEMALSGRGIILVSQLCDQLDYRKGGSEVTASYLLS; this is translated from the coding sequence ATGGCCAGCCCGCAGGAACGTCATTACAAATTGGCATTGGTGGTTGATGATTCAGTCATGCAATGTAAAGTGCTTGGTGTACTTTTAAAAGAAGAAGGCTATCGCGTGTTTACCGCTAACGACGGTGCGCGCGGTGTAGATATGTATATCAAATATCAGCCGGATCTTGTGTTGATGGATATCAACATGCCCGTGATGAACGGTTACGAGGCCGCACGGAAAATAAAGTCATTGTCAAAAAATACCTTGGCACCGTTGATCTTTATTACCAGTATGGATACTGACCAAGCATTTATTGAAAGTATTGAAGCGGGCGGCGACGGGATATTAGTTCGACCTTTTTCACCGGAAGTATTCAAAGCCAAAATCAAATCAATTCAACGTATTAGCGATCTGTATGCGCAGGTTAAGTCACTACAGCAGGCGCAACAACAAGACGCAGAACTAGCTGAGCAGTTGATGTCTGGCGTAATTGAATCGCGTAACTTTGCCCTTGACCGAATTGATATTCTAAAAAAACCTGCTGAGTTATTCAGTGGTGATATTCAATTAACGGCACAATGCCCAAATGGCGACGTGAATGTATTATTAGGGGACTTCACTGGGCATGGTTTGCGCTCGTCTATTGGCGCAATACCGTTAGCTGAAACGTTTCGAGTGATGACTAAAAAGGGCTTTAGTCTCTTTGAGATTATCGTTCAAATGAACAATCAGCTATACGATTTACTGCCATCAGATCTGTTCTTAGCCGCAGGCTTTGTCAGTATTTCAAGTAGTGATGCAACGGCTTATGTCTTTAATGCAGGCTTACCTGATACGTATGTATACGATCAGCTAGGTGAAATTAAGCATAAAATCGTGTCCACGCATCCACCTCTGGGGGTCATTCAATCGCTATTGCCTGGCAGTAAGCTCGATGTGGTATCAGTAGCCCCAACCGACAGCGTACTTTTATTAAGTGATGGTATTATCGAGGCGGGTAATCATGGCGGTGAAATGTATGGTATCGAGCGTTTTGAGCAGGCGGCAAAGCTAGGTGTTACCAATCAAACACTCGGTGAAACTGTACTTTACGATGTTGAACAATTCTGTCAGGGGGCACTGCAAGAAGATGATATCTCACTAATCAGTGTGCCTTGCGGTGATTGGGTAAAACCTGTCGCAGTTAATTTGCCACCAGCCGCCAAACCTGCACCATATGGTACCTTTGTTGAGCTACCTGAATCTGGGGCTTTGTGGCAGTGGAATATTATTCTATCAGGGGAAAAGCTCGCGAAAGTAAACCCTATACCTATTGCGATGAGCTTTATTCAAGAAGTCGAAGGTGGTGGGGAACAATGGCAAAACCTATTCACTATTTTAACTGAATTGTTTGTTAATGCATTGGACCATGGCGTATTGGGACTCGATTCATCTTTGAAAAAAGAGGCTGAAGGTTTTGCGCTGTATTTTCATGAGCGGGAAAAAAGATTACAACAACTAACTGATGGCACAGTTGAATTATCGTTAAGCTATTACCAACTTGCTGGCTCAGGGCGAATGGACATTGTAATTAAAGACAGCGGCAAGGGGTTTGACCACAAAGCATTTCTAGAGAAAATTTCGACTGAGCAAGAAGTTGAAATGGCGTTAAGTGGCCGCGGAATTATCCTAGTGAGCCAACTTTGTGATCAATTAGACTATCGCAAAGGCGGGAGCGAAGTGACGGCAAGTTACCTACTTTCATAA
- a CDS encoding STAS domain-containing protein, with amino-acid sequence MSVKKHVSSNLKEITIGIDDRFDFSLHQLFRDSYIGEVAQGAVFTLDLSRTSYMDSSALGMILLLKDHAEKLSGSVIIKQPNESVAKILEIAQFHRLLKIEN; translated from the coding sequence ATGTCAGTCAAGAAACATGTAAGTTCAAACCTAAAAGAAATCACCATAGGAATTGATGACAGATTTGATTTTTCATTGCACCAGCTGTTTCGTGACAGCTACATTGGCGAAGTCGCTCAAGGTGCGGTATTTACCCTAGACTTATCAAGAACATCGTATATGGATAGCTCGGCATTAGGTATGATTTTACTACTGAAAGACCATGCAGAGAAACTGTCAGGTTCGGTTATTATTAAACAGCCTAATGAGTCTGTCGCAAAAATTTTGGAGATTGCTCAGTTTCACCGTTTGCTAAAAATCGAGAATTAA
- a CDS encoding methyl-accepting chemotaxis protein, translating into MLNNQNMQLKLLIALCLVAIINQIALQLPWLTTILLVLVTGLVINLLRAENLLKTGSDQVADTQPSNTTDTCDVSLLKESVEQMSALIDQEVSVIEQEHQRVTGLVRDAISGISYSFKSLQSLSQEQQQMISEVIETNQNIGDEGGTTLASFVEDSNQTLEDFVSVIINTSKQSLETMSYTDEMVKKIGGIFGLLEQVENLASQTNLLALNAAIEAARAGEAGRGFAVVANEVRALSVNSTELNNDIRAEISGAQETIEKLRSSVEVMASADMTSTLQAKDNVSVMMEHVGHVNEQTNTIVERLATISAQIDETAVTGVRSLQFEDMTYQTIDSLTFNLNNLAKLKQVLAGISTLEDMSHQLNEVKKFCADAVTASKQANQARTVSQSSMDEGDVELF; encoded by the coding sequence ATGCTTAACAACCAGAATATGCAACTTAAGCTACTAATTGCCTTGTGTTTAGTCGCGATTATTAATCAAATTGCACTGCAACTTCCTTGGCTAACAACAATTTTACTGGTACTAGTGACTGGCTTAGTTATCAATTTATTGAGAGCAGAAAACTTACTAAAGACTGGCAGCGACCAAGTAGCAGATACTCAGCCAAGCAATACGACAGATACCTGTGATGTTAGCTTGCTTAAAGAAAGTGTCGAGCAAATGTCTGCACTGATTGATCAAGAAGTAAGTGTTATAGAGCAGGAACATCAGCGAGTAACGGGTTTAGTTCGTGACGCGATTAGCGGAATTTCATACAGCTTTAAAAGTCTGCAATCGCTGAGCCAAGAGCAGCAACAAATGATCAGTGAAGTGATTGAAACCAATCAAAATATTGGTGATGAAGGCGGAACAACACTGGCTTCGTTTGTTGAAGACTCAAATCAAACACTCGAAGACTTTGTAAGTGTTATTATCAATACGAGTAAGCAGAGTTTAGAAACCATGTCATATACCGATGAAATGGTTAAAAAAATTGGTGGTATATTTGGTTTACTAGAGCAAGTTGAAAATCTAGCGAGCCAAACAAACTTACTCGCGTTGAATGCGGCAATTGAAGCAGCTCGCGCTGGTGAAGCTGGTCGAGGCTTTGCGGTCGTTGCTAACGAAGTTCGTGCACTTTCGGTCAACTCAACCGAGTTAAACAACGATATTCGCGCTGAAATTTCAGGTGCGCAAGAAACCATTGAAAAATTGCGTAGTTCTGTAGAAGTAATGGCGTCAGCAGACATGACCTCAACGCTGCAAGCGAAAGATAATGTCAGTGTCATGATGGAGCATGTTGGACATGTCAACGAACAAACTAACACGATTGTTGAACGCTTAGCGACGATATCTGCACAGATCGATGAGACGGCGGTAACCGGCGTTCGTTCTTTGCAATTTGAAGATATGACCTATCAAACTATTGATTCTTTAACGTTTAATTTGAATAATTTAGCTAAGCTTAAGCAGGTACTGGCTGGAATTTCTACGCTGGAAGATATGAGCCACCAATTAAACGAAGTTAAGAAGTTTTGTGCCGACGCTGTTACAGCGAGTAAGCAAGCTAACCAAGCAAGAACAGTGTCTCAATCGTCAATGGACGAAGGCGATGTCGAATTATTTTAA
- a CDS encoding protein-glutamate methylesterase/protein-glutamine glutaminase: protein MNKTKVLIVDDSSVIRGLLTEVISSDPELEVVGEAKDPYVAREQIKKLNPDVITLDVEMPKMDGITFLSNLMRLRPMPVIMLSTLTTKGADITLEALELGAVDFIAKPSFEKLLANRYAFKDLLLEKIKSAVKVDQKSFQLSSAISSVKSDKHTTLSFAGCKRANHIVAIGSSTGGTDALRQLIHQLPVNCPPVVIAQHIPPKFSERFATRLNGHVAVTVQEARHGQKLKEGNVYVAPGDKHLQVVHKNGALFSVLDDSEPVNRHKPSVDVLFDSLEPIAANVQAVLLTGMGQDGAAAMARLKNHGARTMIQNKATSLIWGMPGAAYALNAHTSEHALQDIAQEVLAYAALTREEMKGALNA from the coding sequence ATGAATAAAACTAAGGTGCTCATTGTCGATGATTCGTCGGTAATTCGTGGCTTGTTAACAGAGGTTATCAGCTCAGATCCAGAGCTTGAAGTTGTAGGTGAAGCAAAGGATCCATATGTCGCCAGAGAGCAAATAAAAAAGCTTAACCCGGACGTGATAACTTTGGACGTTGAAATGCCTAAAATGGATGGCATCACTTTCTTAAGCAACTTAATGCGCTTGCGCCCGATGCCTGTGATCATGCTGTCAACGCTGACAACGAAAGGCGCAGATATTACGTTAGAAGCATTAGAGCTTGGTGCTGTTGATTTTATTGCAAAGCCAAGTTTTGAGAAGTTACTAGCTAATCGATATGCATTTAAGGATCTGCTACTTGAGAAAATCAAATCAGCCGTAAAAGTTGACCAAAAGAGCTTTCAGTTATCATCAGCGATATCTTCCGTTAAGTCAGATAAACATACAACTTTGTCGTTTGCAGGCTGTAAGCGAGCAAATCATATTGTCGCGATTGGCTCTTCAACAGGCGGTACAGACGCACTTAGACAATTGATTCATCAATTGCCTGTGAATTGTCCGCCAGTAGTCATTGCTCAGCATATCCCGCCAAAATTTAGTGAGCGTTTTGCAACTCGGTTGAACGGCCATGTTGCGGTCACTGTTCAAGAAGCAAGGCACGGTCAGAAATTAAAAGAAGGTAATGTTTACGTTGCTCCAGGTGACAAGCACTTGCAGGTGGTACACAAAAATGGTGCGTTATTTTCTGTGTTAGATGATTCTGAACCTGTTAACCGCCATAAGCCATCTGTTGATGTATTATTTGATTCGCTAGAGCCAATAGCTGCTAATGTCCAAGCTGTCTTGCTGACGGGTATGGGGCAAGATGGCGCTGCGGCGATGGCGAGGCTGAAAAACCATGGTGCTCGTACCATGATCCAAAACAAAGCCACTAGCTTGATATGGGGAATGCCTGGAGCCGCTTACGCGTTAAATGCCCATACTAGCGAGCATGCGTTACAAGACATCGCCCAAGAAGTTCTTGCCTATGCAGCATTAACTCGCGAAGAAATGAAAGGGGCTCTCAATGCTTAA
- the cheD gene encoding chemoreceptor glutamine deamidase CheD, whose translation MVNAHEKSALRSALAHCASEFKHVNHYWDKQRNTVVAKILPGEFYMTSDEVLISTTLGSCISACIWDEQAQVGGMNHFMLPATDKNADEVDWGQRGLASDATRYGNFAMEHLINMLLKQGGLRRNLKAKVFGGGKVLKKMSDIGERNTAFVFDYLKTERIEVINHDVGSIYPRKVMFDPLTGRAFVKRLDNLHNDTIAQRESDYRTRIDHEVVEGDVELF comes from the coding sequence ATGGTAAATGCACACGAGAAATCGGCGCTTAGATCAGCACTAGCACATTGTGCGTCTGAGTTTAAGCATGTGAACCACTACTGGGACAAACAACGAAATACGGTTGTGGCCAAAATATTACCCGGCGAATTTTACATGACGTCCGACGAGGTACTTATTTCTACCACACTCGGTTCATGTATTTCAGCGTGCATCTGGGATGAGCAAGCGCAAGTGGGTGGTATGAATCATTTTATGTTACCTGCCACAGATAAGAATGCGGATGAAGTAGATTGGGGCCAGCGCGGCCTTGCTTCAGATGCCACTCGTTATGGCAATTTTGCGATGGAGCACTTGATCAATATGCTGCTTAAACAAGGGGGCTTGCGCAGAAACTTAAAAGCCAAAGTATTTGGTGGCGGCAAAGTGTTAAAGAAAATGTCAGATATTGGTGAACGCAACACCGCTTTTGTTTTCGACTATTTAAAAACCGAACGGATAGAAGTTATCAACCATGATGTCGGTTCCATTTATCCAAGAAAAGTAATGTTCGACCCATTAACCGGTCGCGCTTTTGTCAAAAGATTAGATAATTTACACAACGATACGATTGCCCAGCGCGAAAGTGATTACCGCACGCGCATCGACCACGAAGTGGTTGAAGGTGATGTCGAATTGTTTTAA
- a CDS encoding CheR family methyltransferase → MKDVREDSYQLSSKNFKFICDYVYDSAGIVLGEAKREMLYRRLTRVIRERKLPSFDAYCDLLRSQPEQERTYFINAITTNLTSFYREQHHFDYLAKHEFPKLLNKNSDSKRIRLWSSASSTGEEPYSLGITTHQSFAPVLSQWDIKILATDIDSNVLATAKEGVYTANRVEGISQSIQQKYFKKGTGANETKVRVTDEVRSLITFKQLNLLHEWPVKGPFDVIFCRNVIIYFDKATQQDLFARYYELLAPGGLLMLGHSENLGEYQRYFENVGRTIFRKPE, encoded by the coding sequence ATGAAGGATGTAAGAGAAGATTCTTATCAGCTTAGTAGTAAGAATTTTAAGTTTATTTGCGATTACGTTTATGACTCCGCTGGCATTGTGCTGGGTGAAGCTAAGCGTGAAATGCTCTATCGTCGCTTAACTCGCGTTATTCGTGAACGAAAACTACCAAGCTTCGACGCTTACTGTGATTTGTTAAGATCTCAACCGGAGCAAGAGCGAACGTATTTTATTAATGCAATTACCACGAATTTAACCAGTTTTTATCGTGAGCAGCATCATTTTGACTACCTTGCTAAGCATGAATTTCCTAAATTGCTTAATAAAAATAGTGACTCAAAGCGCATTAGGCTCTGGTCGAGTGCCAGTTCAACAGGCGAAGAGCCGTATAGTTTAGGAATTACTACACATCAAAGCTTTGCACCGGTGCTTAGTCAATGGGATATAAAAATTCTCGCAACCGACATTGATAGTAATGTGTTGGCAACGGCAAAAGAAGGCGTTTATACCGCAAATCGTGTTGAAGGTATCTCACAATCAATTCAACAAAAGTATTTTAAAAAAGGTACTGGTGCAAATGAAACGAAAGTTAGAGTGACTGATGAGGTTCGCTCACTAATTACGTTTAAGCAGTTGAATTTGTTACACGAGTGGCCAGTTAAAGGGCCATTTGACGTGATTTTCTGCCGGAATGTGATTATTTACTTTGATAAAGCAACTCAGCAAGACTTATTTGCTCGTTATTACGAGTTACTAGCTCCCGGTGGTTTATTGATGCTAGGTCACAGTGAAAACCTTGGCGAGTACCAACGTTATTTTGAAAACGTCGGTAGAACAATTTTTAGAAAGCCAGAATAG
- a CDS encoding methyl-accepting chemotaxis protein, translating to MTPKQILTVQASWAKVPAEQKMLGLNAFTSLVQQSNSLVWLVAHLGLNNTDEIIISADLLNNFEKLINNLTNPLELELAIKKIASVHQVHGFDEQAFNSIVAIVFASIETALHKPLSVAAKKAWTAVAKSLFKAIVQVSEEQQQIVKIVQKEASMDTSTKASNDLAVRLQGALDQSSTAFMMIDRDFIVTYINEATMQLLTKHEQVFQQKWPAFVADREKVIGSCIDVFHVKPEHQRALLSDPSNLPWKTDIQIEHLTIELNVTAINDANGEYIGNSLEWQDVTSARAQENKAVQLQGAVDQSNTPSMFIDRDFNITYANKATLELLKRHEATFAKKWPGFSADESALIGACIDGFHVKPEHQRKLLSDPSNLPWTTDIHIEHLTFELNVTAINDISGNYIGNALEWHDVTDARTKALEVGRLMSAVEGMTTNLMMADLQGNIVYANPSVIKMLARREDDLRKVFPSFSASNVVGTNFDIFHKNPAHQQNLLGDMNNMPYTAEISVSGLVFELIAIALKDEQGNHVGNAVQWLDLTEQKDAQGQVEGLINAAIQGQLDTRIATDNYEGFMRNLGDSINGLMDTIIQPINEAKNVAQALARGNLTQSMDGSYDGEFLALADAMNESIRNLSNMVNEIRSASTNVFDSARELAEGNNELSHRTESQASSLEQTASAMEQLTSTVQQNAENTSNASKLSASVVEKAKSGGAVVNNAITAMTDINKSSKKIADIISVIDEIAFQTNLLALNAAVEAARAGEQGRGFAVVAAEVRNLAQRSAGAAKEIKGLINDSVEAVGLGTKLVDETGQTFEQLVSAIEEVGSMLADIDNAGKEQSAGIGEVSAAVSQMDEMTQQNAALVEEAASASKSMEEQSQGLLEQVAYFDNGEQEKVAQSTVTREVTRKPQLRAPKPTRQARAKTIADDEWEEF from the coding sequence ATGACTCCAAAGCAAATATTAACTGTGCAAGCAAGTTGGGCAAAAGTACCAGCAGAACAAAAAATGCTCGGTCTAAATGCTTTTACCTCGCTTGTGCAGCAAAGTAACTCGCTAGTTTGGCTAGTGGCTCACCTCGGACTTAATAACACAGATGAAATCATTATATCTGCCGATTTACTCAATAACTTTGAAAAGTTAATCAATAATCTAACAAATCCACTTGAGCTTGAACTCGCTATAAAAAAAATAGCGAGTGTTCATCAAGTTCATGGTTTCGACGAGCAAGCGTTCAATTCAATTGTTGCAATAGTGTTTGCAAGTATCGAAACCGCATTACACAAACCATTAAGCGTTGCAGCGAAAAAAGCTTGGACTGCTGTTGCTAAATCCCTATTTAAAGCAATAGTTCAAGTAAGTGAAGAGCAACAACAAATCGTGAAGATAGTGCAAAAAGAGGCATCTATGGATACGTCAACCAAAGCAAGTAATGATTTAGCGGTACGACTACAAGGAGCACTTGATCAGTCCTCAACTGCTTTTATGATGATCGACCGTGACTTCATTGTTACTTATATCAATGAAGCTACCATGCAATTGCTAACCAAGCATGAGCAAGTTTTTCAGCAAAAGTGGCCTGCATTTGTTGCTGATAGAGAGAAAGTAATAGGTAGCTGCATTGACGTTTTTCATGTCAAGCCTGAGCACCAAAGAGCACTGCTTTCCGATCCTAGTAATTTACCTTGGAAAACAGATATTCAAATAGAACACTTAACCATTGAGCTAAATGTCACGGCAATTAATGACGCTAACGGCGAATACATAGGTAATTCGTTAGAGTGGCAAGATGTTACGAGTGCACGTGCCCAGGAAAATAAAGCAGTGCAATTACAAGGTGCGGTTGACCAATCTAACACACCAAGTATGTTTATCGACCGTGACTTTAATATCACCTACGCGAACAAAGCTACGTTGGAATTATTAAAGCGCCATGAAGCAACTTTTGCTAAAAAGTGGCCAGGTTTCAGCGCAGATGAATCTGCATTGATTGGTGCCTGTATCGATGGTTTTCATGTTAAGCCAGAACATCAGCGAAAATTGCTAAGTGACCCGTCTAACTTACCGTGGACAACCGACATTCATATAGAGCACCTAACGTTTGAGCTTAACGTGACGGCAATTAATGATATCAGCGGCAATTACATTGGTAACGCACTAGAATGGCACGATGTTACCGATGCCCGTACAAAAGCACTAGAGGTAGGGCGTTTAATGTCTGCCGTTGAGGGCATGACAACCAATCTGATGATGGCGGACTTACAAGGTAATATTGTTTACGCCAACCCTTCTGTTATCAAAATGTTAGCGCGCAGAGAAGATGATTTACGTAAAGTCTTTCCATCTTTTAGTGCTAGTAATGTTGTCGGAACGAACTTCGATATTTTTCATAAGAACCCAGCTCATCAGCAAAACTTGCTGGGAGACATGAATAACATGCCGTATACCGCTGAGATTTCAGTCTCAGGGTTAGTGTTTGAATTGATTGCTATTGCACTAAAAGACGAGCAGGGCAATCACGTCGGCAATGCGGTGCAGTGGCTTGACTTAACTGAGCAAAAAGATGCGCAGGGGCAAGTTGAAGGCTTAATTAATGCCGCCATACAAGGCCAACTTGATACTCGAATTGCAACGGATAACTATGAAGGTTTTATGCGTAACCTTGGCGATAGTATCAACGGCTTAATGGATACAATTATTCAGCCAATTAACGAAGCTAAAAACGTTGCACAAGCATTAGCAAGAGGTAATTTAACCCAGTCGATGGATGGTAGCTACGACGGTGAATTTTTAGCACTTGCCGATGCAATGAATGAATCAATCAGAAACCTAAGCAATATGGTTAATGAGATTCGCTCAGCGTCGACCAATGTTTTTGATTCTGCCCGTGAGCTTGCTGAAGGCAATAACGAGTTAAGTCACCGTACTGAGTCGCAAGCTTCTAGCTTAGAGCAAACAGCATCGGCAATGGAGCAGTTAACCAGTACCGTTCAGCAAAACGCAGAAAATACATCTAATGCATCTAAGCTTTCTGCATCGGTTGTTGAAAAAGCAAAAAGCGGTGGCGCTGTTGTCAACAATGCGATAACCGCGATGACGGATATTAACAAATCGAGTAAAAAGATCGCCGATATTATTAGTGTGATTGACGAAATTGCCTTTCAAACGAACCTATTAGCATTAAATGCTGCAGTTGAAGCCGCTAGGGCTGGTGAACAAGGCCGAGGCTTTGCAGTGGTTGCTGCCGAAGTAAGAAACTTAGCGCAACGCTCTGCTGGCGCTGCTAAAGAAATTAAGGGCTTGATTAACGACAGTGTTGAGGCTGTTGGCCTAGGTACAAAACTGGTCGATGAAACTGGCCAAACATTTGAGCAGCTTGTCAGTGCAATAGAAGAAGTGGGTAGCATGCTAGCTGACATTGACAATGCAGGTAAAGAGCAATCAGCCGGTATTGGCGAAGTGAGCGCAGCTGTTAGTCAAATGGATGAAATGACACAACAAAACGCTGCACTAGTTGAAGAAGCGGCCTCTGCCAGTAAATCAATGGAAGAACAGTCACAAGGGCTTTTAGAGCAGGTGGCTTATTTTGACAATGGCGAACAAGAGAAGGTTGCTCAAAGCACCGTAACTCGAGAGGTAACCAGAAAGCCTCAACTTCGCGCGCCTAAACCAACTCGTCAAGCAAGAGCCAAAACGATTGCTGATGACGAGTGGGAAGAGTTTTAG